The DNA sequence GGTTACCGGACAGCGTTCCAGCCTGGTAAACCGGGCCGGTCGGCGCCAGCGCTTCCATCACTTCACGACGCCCGCCGAATGCGCCAACCGGCATGCCGCCGCCGATGATTTTGCCGAGGCAGGTCAGGTCGGGTACCACGCCATAATGCGCCTGTGCGCCAGCCAGCGCGACACGGAAGCCTGTCATTACTTCATCAATAATCAGCAATGCGCCAAACTCGTCACACAGCGCGCGCAGGCCTGGCAGGAAGTCCGGCTGTGGTGGAATGCAGTTCATGTTGCCCGCGACTGGCTCAACGATGATACAGGCGATTTCATGCGGATACTGCTCGAACGCGGCGCGTACGGAATCCAGATCGTTATAGGTGCAGGTCAGGGTGTGCTTAGCGAAGTCAGCGGGGACGCCCGGTGAGTTCGGCTGGCCCAGCGTCAGTGCGCCGGAGCCTGCTTTAACCAGCAGATGATCGGCGTGACCGTGATAGCAGCCCTCGAATTTGATGATTTTGTCGCGATGGGTAAAGCCACGCGCCAGGCGAATCGCGCTCATGGTGGCTTCGGTGCCGGAATTTACCATGCGCACCATATCCATGGTTGGTACCAGGTCGGTGACCAGCTGCGCCATTTTCACTTCCATTTCGGTAGGCGCACCGAAGCTCAGACCACGCTGAACCGCTTCAATCACCGCGTTGCGGATGGACGGGTGATTATGGCCCAGCACCATTGGCCCCCACGAACCGACATAATCCACATAGGCTTTGCCGTCCGCGTCATACAGATAAGCACCGTCAGCGCGATCGATAAAGAGCGGTACACCGCCAACGCCGGTAAAGGCGCGTACCGGGGAATTGACGCCGCCGGGAATTAGTTGCTGTGCCTGAGCATACAGATTTTCAGACTTACTCATGGTTCCGCTCCTGAGGATGCATTATAAAAAAACTCCGCCATTCTAAGGGAACATGCGGCCGGGTTAAAAGGCCAGTCGCGTTTTTGACACAGAAGGACAACTTTTTTCCGCGACATCGGGAGTCAGGTAAGTAAAATATCAGGCTCCCCTTACCTGATACTGACTAAATATGAATCCGGCTCCCTCTTCTGACCAGTTAAGCGTAGTTCCTGCACGACGTGGCGACTTCCTGCGCCTGTTATTACGGCGAGACAAGACGCCGGTGATGGTACTGATTATGGCCGGTGTCGTCGGCACGCTGGCAGGCCTGGTGGGCGTCGGGTTTGAGAAAGCGGTTAATGCTGTCAGTCACTGGCGGCTAAGTGTGCTTGCCCATGTAGAAACGCATTGGATCCTGCTGTTTCCGCTGGCTTTTATCCTGTCGGCGCTACTGGCCGTGGTGGGTTATTACCTTGTGCGGCGCTTCGCGCCTGAAGCTGGCGGTTCCGGCATCCCGGAAATTGAAGGGGCGCTTGAGGAGCTACGGCCGGTTCGCTGGTGGCGGGTGATCCCGGTAAAATTTATCGGCGGGATGGGCACGCTGGGTGCCGGTATGGTTCTGGGGCGCGAAGGCCCAACCGTGCAGCTTGGCGGTAATATTGGTCGAATGGTGCTGGATATTTTCCGCATGAAAAGTGCCGAAGCCCGCCATTCTCTTCTGGCTACCGGCGCGGCAGCCGGGCTTTCGGCAGCCTTTAACGCGCCGCTGGCGGGCATTCTGTTTATCATCGAAGAGATGCGTTTACAGTTTCGCTACAGCGTAATCTCGATTAAAGCGGTGTTTATTGGCGTTATCATGTCGAGCGTGGTATTCCGCATTTTCAACGGGGAACACGCGGTGATCGCCGTCGGAAAACTGGCAAATTCGCCGGTTAACACGCTGTGGCTCTATCTGGTATTGGGCATGATTTTTGGCGTGGTGGGCGTGGCGTTTAATGCGTTGATTTTCAAGACGCAGGATATGTTTCAGCGCCTGCACGGCGGCAATTTAAAAAAGGTGCTGATAATTGGCGCGGTGCTCGGCGGTATTTGTGGCGTGCTTGGGGTCATCCAGCCTGAGGCAGCCGGTGGTGGTTTCAACCTGATCCCCGTTGCGGCGGCAGGCAGCTATAGCGTTGGCATGCTGCTGTTTATTTTTATTGCGCGTATGGCAACCACGCTGCTTTGCTTCGGATCCGGCGCGCCGGGCGGTATTTTTGCTCCCATGCTGGCTTTGGGAACGCTGCTGGGAACGGCGTTTGGTATGGCGGGCGCGGCGCTGTTCCCGGCTTATCATCTCGAACCGGGTACTTTTGCCATCGCCGGGATGGGCGCGCTGTTTGCCGCCTCGGTCAGAGCGCCGCTAACCGGCATCGTACTGGTGCTGGAAATGACTGATAATTACCAGCTTATTCTGCCGATGATTATTACCTGCCTTGGGGCAACATTGCTGGCACAGTTTTTAGGTGGGAAACCGCTTTACTCCTCGCTACTGGCCCGAACGCTGGCGCGGCAGCAACAGGTCGATGATGCGGCAGCACAGAGTGCCACGTATCCGGCAGCCAAACGGGCCGATACTTGATTGCTATACTGGTGTATAAGATAATGGTGCGATTGATGGTCGATTTATGACCTCTCGCCCGTAGGCATACTGGAGTGTTAAATGAGTGACGAAATAGCTCTGCCCCTGCAATTTACCGAAGCAGCGGCCAGTAAAGTCAAGAATCTGATTTCAGACGAGGAAAACCCCGATCTGAAACTGCGCGTTTATATCACCGGTGGCGGCTGTAGCGGCTTCCAGTACGGCTTTACCTTTGACGACAAAGTGAACGACGGCGATATGACGATTGAAAAAGCGGGTGTGGCGCTGGTTGTCGACCCAATGAGCCTGCAATATTTGGTTGGCGGTTCGGTAGATTATACCGAAGGGCTGGAAGGCTCCCGCTTTGTGGTGACTAACCCGAATGCGAAAACGA is a window from the Pantoea sp. CCBC3-3-1 genome containing:
- the erpA gene encoding iron-sulfur cluster insertion protein ErpA, translating into MSDEIALPLQFTEAAASKVKNLISDEENPDLKLRVYITGGGCSGFQYGFTFDDKVNDGDMTIEKAGVALVVDPMSLQYLVGGSVDYTEGLEGSRFVVTNPNAKTTCGCGSSFSI
- the hemL gene encoding glutamate-1-semialdehyde 2,1-aminomutase, with the translated sequence MSKSENLYAQAQQLIPGGVNSPVRAFTGVGGVPLFIDRADGAYLYDADGKAYVDYVGSWGPMVLGHNHPSIRNAVIEAVQRGLSFGAPTEMEVKMAQLVTDLVPTMDMVRMVNSGTEATMSAIRLARGFTHRDKIIKFEGCYHGHADHLLVKAGSGALTLGQPNSPGVPADFAKHTLTCTYNDLDSVRAAFEQYPHEIACIIVEPVAGNMNCIPPQPDFLPGLRALCDEFGALLIIDEVMTGFRVALAGAQAHYGVVPDLTCLGKIIGGGMPVGAFGGRREVMEALAPTGPVYQAGTLSGNPIAMAAGFACLSEIAKPGTHATLTELTTQLAEGLLKVAKETHIPLVVNHVGGMFGLFFTDASEVTCYADVTKCDVERFKKFFHLMLEEGVYLAPSAFEAGFMSLAHSQEDIQRTIDAARRSFVKLA
- the clcA gene encoding H(+)/Cl(-) exchange transporter ClcA, which encodes MNPAPSSDQLSVVPARRGDFLRLLLRRDKTPVMVLIMAGVVGTLAGLVGVGFEKAVNAVSHWRLSVLAHVETHWILLFPLAFILSALLAVVGYYLVRRFAPEAGGSGIPEIEGALEELRPVRWWRVIPVKFIGGMGTLGAGMVLGREGPTVQLGGNIGRMVLDIFRMKSAEARHSLLATGAAAGLSAAFNAPLAGILFIIEEMRLQFRYSVISIKAVFIGVIMSSVVFRIFNGEHAVIAVGKLANSPVNTLWLYLVLGMIFGVVGVAFNALIFKTQDMFQRLHGGNLKKVLIIGAVLGGICGVLGVIQPEAAGGGFNLIPVAAAGSYSVGMLLFIFIARMATTLLCFGSGAPGGIFAPMLALGTLLGTAFGMAGAALFPAYHLEPGTFAIAGMGALFAASVRAPLTGIVLVLEMTDNYQLILPMIITCLGATLLAQFLGGKPLYSSLLARTLARQQQVDDAAAQSATYPAAKRADT